The nucleotide window ATCAGCGGGGTTTATCTCTACGAGGCATTCAGGCTCTTCCCTTTCAAGCACAGTGGTCCTCCTGCACATCGTCCCTGTATGATAATGGAATGAGAGGCGTCCGGTTGTAAGGAGAAAGGGGTATGCCTCATCAGGCGGCTCGTCAGGCGGCAGGAAATCCACTGTAATGAACGAGCCAAGCCCCTTGGCAAATTTCTTTCTGTGCAGGTAGGGGGTTCCGGGATGGCTGCTGTCAGGGCAGGGCCATTGAAGGCCGAACCCCCCTGATAGCCTGTGGTGGAGTATACCTCCGTAAGACGGAGTAAGGAGGGCTATCTCCTCCATAACCTCATAGGGGCCCCTGTAGGACATGCTGTAACCCATCTTTTCTGCAAGGGCACATATTATCTCGCCATCAGGCATTGATTCACCAACCGGTCCGACCGCCCTGCCGAGAAGCTGAACTCTCCGCTCGGTATTTGTAAAGGTACCTTCCTTTTCGGCAAAGGATGCAGCGGGCAGGATTACGTCGGCAAGGCTTGAGGTCTCGTTTGGGAATATGTCCTGTACAACAAGGAACTCAAGCATTTCCATAGACTCCCTGACATGATGAAGGTCAGGGTCGGACATCAGGGGATTTTCTCCCATTATGTACATGGCCTTCAGACTGCCCACACGTGCTGCATCCATCATCTCCATTATTGTCAGCCCGGGATTGACGGGGAGTTTTTTGCGCCATGCCCTTTCAAACTTCCTTCTTGCCCGCGCGTCAGTCACTTTCTGATATCCACTGTAAACATTCGGCAGTGCCCCCATATCGCAGGCCCCCTGCACATTGTTCTGTCCCCTCAGCGGGTTGATACCGGACATCGGCAGGCCGATATGTCCGGAGAGCATGACCAGGTTGGCACAGGCCCTTACATTGTCCACCCCGGTTATATGTTGTGTAATCCCCATTGCATAAAAAAGCATGGAGCGTTTCTCCATGGCATATATCCTTGCCACACGCCTTATATCATTGGCCTTGACCCCGGTAATCCCCTCAACAGTTGCCGGTGAATAACGCTTCAGCTCCTCTTCAAAGGGGTCGAAATTCTCGGTCCTTCTTCTGACAAAGTCGGCATCCACAAGCCCTTCGCTCACTATTACATTCATTATCCCCATCAGAAGGGCAACGTCTGTGCCGCTGCGGTGCCTGAGGTGGATATGGGCAAACTCTGCTATCTGTGTCCTTCTCGGGTCTGCAACTATCAGTGTTGCCCCACGGTCAACGGCCTCAAGCATATGCATACCGATCATCGGGTGCTGTTCCGTGGTGTTCGAACCAATCACAAAGAGGAGGCTTGCATCAGCAATCTCGCTTATGGAGTTGGTCATTGCCCCGGAACCGAATGCAGCAGCCAGACCACCCACGGTTGAGGAGTGACAGAGCCTGGCACAGTGGTCAATGTTGTTTGTACCAAGCACGGCCCTTGCAAACTTCATCATCAGGTAGTTTTCTTCATTTGTACACTTTGCTGAACTGAGAATCCCTGTGGAGTCAGGCCCGTGTTTTGTCCTGATCTCACCAAGGCGTGCTGCTACAAGGGTCAATGCCTCATCCCAGGTGGCCCTTTTCAGGCTTTTCCCTTCTCTTATCAGGGGATATTTCAGTCTGTCGGGGTGGGTGGCAAACTCATGGGCATTCCAGCCCTTTACACAGAGGCTCCCCCTGTTTACCGGGTGGGCCCTGCTCGGAGAGGTGCCTGTAATCCGCCCGTTCTCCACATGGAGGTAGAGGCCGCAACCGCAGCCGCAGTAGGGACAGACCGTCATAATCTTCTTCATAGAGGTTATTATAGCAGAGGGCGTATCATCTGTATATGTCCGGATTGATTCCCGATCTGCTGTAAGGAGATAAATTTGATATAATAGAGACTCGTTGATTCCCGGATGCAGAAAAGACAGCGGGTAATCCCCAGGGCTTCAAGGATGTCCGGGCAGGTCCCGACTTAAGGAGGTTAAGGTTATGGAGTATTCAGTTGTTTTCATTACAGCACCTGATGAAGAAGAAGCAGCAAGGATTGCAAGGACTATTGTTGAAGAAAGGCTCGCAGGGTGTGTGAATATCGTAAAGGGCATACGTTCAATCTATAGCTGGGAAGGGAAGATAGAGGATGAACACGAGGTCCTTATGATTGTAAAGACAAAAAGGGCCCTCTTCACAGTACTTGAGAAGAGGGTGAAAGAACTCCATTCCTATAGCGTACCGGAGATAATTTCACTTCCGCTTGTTGAGGGCTCTGAAGATTATCTGAAGTGGCTTGATAATGAATTGATACGTTGACCCTATACTGCCTCTACTGCCTTGACCTCAGGGATATCCTGCTTCATTGCAGTCTCAATCCCTCCCTTCAGTGTCATTATGGACATGGGACATGTACCGCAGGCGCCAACGAGTCTCACCTTTACGATATTGTCATCTGTAATCTCAACGAGTTCGACGTCTCCACCATCCCTCTGAAGCGTTGGCCTGATCCTGTTTATCACCTCTTCAACCTTTGTCCTGTCAATCATTGATATGCTCCTCTCTGGATCGAATTTTTATCAGGGTAATCTGAATAACCCCGTAATTACTCTATTTTCCTATTTTCAGCATACCAAAAGCAACCCTGCAAGGGCTTCCTGATTCGTGCAGTTGACAAAGTTTTCTCTTTATTGTACTCTATACATTAGAATTATGAGAGAAGCTTTTTATTCAAGGTCTCTTCAGGCTATAATCAGGATATAATTTATGTACACGTTGCTCCTGCCGTATCAGAGGGGAGGAAGATGCAGATTCCTGTTCATACCTAAAACACCGATATCAATTAATGGTTGTACCCAACAGGCGGCAATTTTGATGGCATTATGTTTTATTGCAGGGATGCCGTCTTTTACCCTTAAGAGCCTGAGGAATGAAAAATAGCTTTCAACGGCTGAGAATATCACGAATACCAGCCTCTTTTATAAACAATCAAGTTTTATGAAAATTCAAGGCTCTGAAAACCTGCCGGTCTAATCAGGTTAATAAATATCTTCAGCTTTAGAAAAAAACAATGAAGAAGCCATAGGCTTTCTTAGTAATACTTATCTGGAAAGACTTGACACCTTAACAGATATTTTAAGGAGTGCATCATGAGTAATGTCTCGATTTCTGAACTAAAAGAAAAGACCATTGAGGAACTCTCCCAGGTAGCCCACCATCTGCGTATTGACGGGGCCGCGGGAATGAGAAAACAGGAACTTATATACGCAATATTACATGCCCAGGCTGAAAAGACCGGGAACCTTTTTGCAGAGGGTGTCCTTGAGATACTGCCTGACGGCTTTGGTTTTCTGCGTTCACCTGATTACAGCTACCTGCCAAGCCCGGACGATATATACGTATCCCCATCGCAGATAAGGCGGTTTAATCTGCGGACAGGTGACCTTGTATCCGGACAGATACGGCCTCCGAAAGAGAGTGAGCGGTATTTTGCGCTGCTTAAGGTCGAGGCCATCAACCATGAACCACCTGATGACAATATAACGCGTCCGCTCTTTGATAATCTCGTTCCCTACTACCCAACTGAAAAGATTAACCTGGAGCACAGCTCAAGCGATTATTCCACAAGGGTTATGGACCTCATCACACCTGTTGGCAAAGGACAACGAGGCATGATTGTTGCAGCTCCGAGGACAGGCAAGACCATGCTCCTGCAGTCAATTGCCAAGGCCATAAAGCATAACCAGCCGGAGATACACCTCATTATTCTCCTTATTGATGAGAGGCCTGAGGAGGTAACAGACTGGAGAAGACAGGTTGTTACTGCGGAGATAATAGGGTCTACCTTTGATGAACCACCTCAGAGACATACACAGGTATCTGAAATGGTTATTGAGCGGGCAAAGAGGCTTGTTGAGATAAAGAGGGATGTCGTCATACTCCTTGACAGTATAACCCGGCTTGCCCGGGCATACAATACCATCATTCCTGCAAGTGGAAAGGTCCTCTCCGGAGGTCTTGATGCCCATGCCCTTCAGAAACCCAAGCGGTTTTTCGGTACGGCAAGGAATATTGAGACCGGAGGCAGCCTTACAATCATTGCCACCGCCCTTGTTGATACAGGCAGCCGTATGGATGATGTCATTTTTGAAGAATTTAAAGGCACAGGCAACATGGAGCTCCATCTTGACAGAAGACTTGTTGAGAAAAGGATATTCCCGAGTATTAACATCAATGCCTCCGGTACGAGAAAAGAGGAGTTGCTGGTTGACAAGGATGTGCTTAACAAGATGTGGATACTCAGAAAGGTACTTAATCCCCTGGGAACAGTGGAGAGTATGGAATTTCTGTTAGGCAAGCTCAGAGGCACCAAAGCCAACAAAGAGTTTCTTGAAATGATGAATAAATAGTAAAGTCATGTTTTGGGCTCATTTATGAAGGGCCAGCGGAGCAGGGCAGAGACGTTTTCCTTTATCGGTTTGATATCAGGAGGGAAAGCCGAGCCTTTTGTTGGCTTTTTCATTAATGAACATCATTGTGCCGGTTCTGGAAGCAGTGATTACCAATAGCAGGGACAAAGTATGGATTTTGTTGATAACGGAGCGTGTTTTGTCTGTGGAAAGGCAAATCCTTCAGGACTAAGACTCGATTTCTCTGCCTCAAATGGTCACGCAAGCGCTACATACCTTCCGGATAAAATACACCAGGGATACCGGGACATTCTCCATGGCGGACTGATTTCAACCCTCATTGACGAAGCTGCAGTAAAGGCAGCATCCTCTCTTGGTATCAAGGCCATTACCGTCGAGATATGTATCAGGTTCAAGACCACGCTTATGATAGGTGAAAGATGTGTGGTTGAGGCCTCTGCCGAACCGGTCAGGGGGAGGCTGATAGAAGGGGTTGCTGTGGTGAAAAAGATGGACGGGACCATAGTTGCTGAAGGACATCTCAAGCTTTTCAGTGCCAGGTAAGATTAGGGTAGCATCTTTCCCCGCGAAGTGTTCCTGTGAGTATGCAGTACAGAATCTTCCCTGAAAGCCCCACGCACCTTTATTTATTAAACAGGCTCTTCTTCCCGGGCTATTTTCCTGTTAACAAAATACTGCTGCAGGATGCTCAGAAGATTACTTACAAGCCAGTAGAGGACAAGGCCTGACGGGAATTTCAGGAAGAGGAAAGTAAAGACTATGGGAAGATAGGTCATTATCTTCTGCTGCTGTGATTCCATAGTTGTTGGCGTCATCTTCTGCTGAATAAACATGGTAGCCCCCATAATTATGGGTAATATGTAGTAAGGATCCTTTTCCGAGAGGTCCTGAATCCAGAAGATAAACGGTGCACTCCGAAGTTCAATTGCAACAAGGAGTACCTTATATAAAGCAAAGAAGACCGGAATCTGTATAAGCATCGGCAGGCATCCGCTCATGGGATTCACCTTGTATTTTTTGTACAGCTCCATCATTTCCTTCTGCATCTTCTGAGGGTCTTTTTTGTACTTCTGCTTTATCTCGGTCATCTTTGGCTGAAGGGCCTGGAGCTTTTTCATGGACTTCTGTCCCTTGTTGATAAGGGGTATAAAGGGAATTCTCACCAGGATTGTAAGAAGCGCTATTGACCAGCCATAATTGCCGATAGCCCTGTAGAATAACTTCAGTATCCAGAAGAGAGGTTGTGCAAGTATGGAGAAAAAGCCAAAGTTTACAATATATTCGAGACCAACACCAAGGCTCTTCAGCCGGTCATACTCTTTGGGCCCGGCATAGAGGAGAAGTTTGTTCTTGCCCGCGGGGAGATTTACTGCAACAAGCGCATCTCCGTTGCCGGTGCGCCATACCTTTGCACCTATAGCTTTCTCAAGCGGGACAAGTGAGGCAAAGAAGTATTTGTCTTCCTGGGCTATCCATTTCAACTCTGAGCCAAAAATCTTGGGTTCTTTGAGCTTGTTGGGTTTAATCTCAACCCTGTCAGCATCCTTGAGTATTACAGGTCCGATATGGCCTCCGTAGCCCACTGCACCTGATATGCCAAATCCAGTGCCGAGGGTAACCCAGTAGTTATCCGGGCCCTGAACCTCTTCAATGAGTTCAATATCGTAATTATCTGAGAAGAATGAATACGTTCTTTTTATTACGATCCCGTCTCCTCTGTATGTGAATGAGAGGGAAGCCCTGTCTCCTTCGTTTCTTAAGTTAATATTGTCCTGCCCTTCGCTGATGGTAAAGTTCACCTTGTCAAAGACGAAGTTTTTGCCGTCTGTTCCCATGGCAAGGGCCGGGACCTCAGCATCAGTCCTCATTAAAACCACCTCAAGGCCCTCGTCATCCCGGTATTTTTTTAGCTGCCAATTTTTGATGGTTCCGCCTTTTGACGAAAAAAGTGCCGTATAGAGGGGGGTCTCTACCTTCAGGAGTCTCTCTTCAGATGCCATTGTACCTTCAGGCACAAAGAGATTTTCTGCCTTTGGCACAGAGGGCCTCTCCGTTA belongs to Nitrospirota bacterium and includes:
- the fdhF gene encoding formate dehydrogenase subunit alpha — protein: MKKIMTVCPYCGCGCGLYLHVENGRITGTSPSRAHPVNRGSLCVKGWNAHEFATHPDRLKYPLIREGKSLKRATWDEALTLVAARLGEIRTKHGPDSTGILSSAKCTNEENYLMMKFARAVLGTNNIDHCARLCHSSTVGGLAAAFGSGAMTNSISEIADASLLFVIGSNTTEQHPMIGMHMLEAVDRGATLIVADPRRTQIAEFAHIHLRHRSGTDVALLMGIMNVIVSEGLVDADFVRRRTENFDPFEEELKRYSPATVEGITGVKANDIRRVARIYAMEKRSMLFYAMGITQHITGVDNVRACANLVMLSGHIGLPMSGINPLRGQNNVQGACDMGALPNVYSGYQKVTDARARRKFERAWRKKLPVNPGLTIMEMMDAARVGSLKAMYIMGENPLMSDPDLHHVRESMEMLEFLVVQDIFPNETSSLADVILPAASFAEKEGTFTNTERRVQLLGRAVGPVGESMPDGEIICALAEKMGYSMSYRGPYEVMEEIALLTPSYGGILHHRLSGGFGLQWPCPDSSHPGTPYLHRKKFAKGLGSFITVDFLPPDEPPDEAYPFLLTTGRLSFHYHTGTMCRRTTVLEREEPECLVEINPADAERLGIGKRTRVRVSSRRGSIEPRALVTGRTPEGTVFIPFHFMEAAANILTNPATDPGAKIPEYKVCAVKIEKIET
- the cutA gene encoding divalent-cation tolerance protein CutA, whose product is MEYSVVFITAPDEEEAARIARTIVEERLAGCVNIVKGIRSIYSWEGKIEDEHEVLMIVKTKRALFTVLEKRVKELHSYSVPEIISLPLVEGSEDYLKWLDNELIR
- a CDS encoding NifU family protein — translated: MIDRTKVEEVINRIRPTLQRDGGDVELVEITDDNIVKVRLVGACGTCPMSIMTLKGGIETAMKQDIPEVKAVEAV
- the rho gene encoding transcription termination factor Rho — translated: MSNVSISELKEKTIEELSQVAHHLRIDGAAGMRKQELIYAILHAQAEKTGNLFAEGVLEILPDGFGFLRSPDYSYLPSPDDIYVSPSQIRRFNLRTGDLVSGQIRPPKESERYFALLKVEAINHEPPDDNITRPLFDNLVPYYPTEKINLEHSSSDYSTRVMDLITPVGKGQRGMIVAAPRTGKTMLLQSIAKAIKHNQPEIHLIILLIDERPEEVTDWRRQVVTAEIIGSTFDEPPQRHTQVSEMVIERAKRLVEIKRDVVILLDSITRLARAYNTIIPASGKVLSGGLDAHALQKPKRFFGTARNIETGGSLTIIATALVDTGSRMDDVIFEEFKGTGNMELHLDRRLVEKRIFPSININASGTRKEELLVDKDVLNKMWILRKVLNPLGTVESMEFLLGKLRGTKANKEFLEMMNK
- a CDS encoding PaaI family thioesterase; amino-acid sequence: MDFVDNGACFVCGKANPSGLRLDFSASNGHASATYLPDKIHQGYRDILHGGLISTLIDEAAVKAASSLGIKAITVEICIRFKTTLMIGERCVVEASAEPVRGRLIEGVAVVKKMDGTIVAEGHLKLFSAR
- the yidC gene encoding membrane protein insertase YidC, encoding MEENFEKRTLIAIVLALVVLLGYQYFFAPSPQPRRPEQPRNVAQDIQKRVTERPSVPKAENLFVPEGTMASEERLLKVETPLYTALFSSKGGTIKNWQLKKYRDDEGLEVVLMRTDAEVPALAMGTDGKNFVFDKVNFTISEGQDNINLRNEGDRASLSFTYRGDGIVIKRTYSFFSDNYDIELIEEVQGPDNYWVTLGTGFGISGAVGYGGHIGPVILKDADRVEIKPNKLKEPKIFGSELKWIAQEDKYFFASLVPLEKAIGAKVWRTGNGDALVAVNLPAGKNKLLLYAGPKEYDRLKSLGVGLEYIVNFGFFSILAQPLFWILKLFYRAIGNYGWSIALLTILVRIPFIPLINKGQKSMKKLQALQPKMTEIKQKYKKDPQKMQKEMMELYKKYKVNPMSGCLPMLIQIPVFFALYKVLLVAIELRSAPFIFWIQDLSEKDPYYILPIIMGATMFIQQKMTPTTMESQQQKIMTYLPIVFTFLFLKFPSGLVLYWLVSNLLSILQQYFVNRKIAREEEPV